AGCTCAGGGGTGGTTGAATGGGAAACCCTTTCTAGAAGAGGCACCCATAATCTTCAAGTTGGGTTAGTTGGATTCCTaataaacaacaacaataacaaagtcTTATCCCACTAGGTAGAGTCCGCATCCTGCCATTGAGATCTATCATATATTATGTCTACAGTGGATTGTTTTCTTTGACCACCTCATGTACATTCGTTTTAGGTTTTTCTCTATCTTTCCTGATTTTATTTCCAATTTTCTCACCTTTAAGGTTGGTTTCTTTGTTTTGGATTAAAGAACAAGGGGAAAAAGGGGGGTGGGTGGTGTATTAGTTTTCTGTTCTTTGTTGTGTTATATTTGATGTGGAAACCAAGATGCTATGTTGATTTTGGGATTTTCTTATCAGTGGGTGTTGTGAAGCAAGATACAGAAGTAAGCCCAAGATGTAGAATTGAGCTTGTCTATAGTCGTCGAGGAAAGAAAAGTGAGCCCGTAATAGATGTGACAAGAAGTGTTACCAACTCATTGCCCTGTTATTTGAGTGACATGACTCGGAAAGTGCAATCAAAGAGGAAGAGAAAATCTGATGACGAGGAAGAACTCTGTAAACCCAGAGAAAAGCTAGACAGTGGATTGTTCGGTGAATACTTGGAGTGAGTTATAGTGTTCAATATAAAAGGAAATACATCGAATGTCCTTGTTTCTTATTATACCTTTTCTCACAGGAAAATATGGAGGAGTTTCTCGGAAGAGAAGAGAAGGCGCAGCACATACTTTGACAGCTTATGGTTTAGCCTATACAGGAGGGCCTCATGTAAAGAGAAGGTGCTGACTTGGATAAAAAAGGCGCATATTTTCTCAAAGGCATATGTTTTTGTTCCAATAGTTTGCTGGTAAGTGCATTCAGTTTTTTAACTGTCAAAGCATTGTTCACTCATAAAATTTAGGGATAGGActagatttttgagcctatttggtATAAAGTTCATGATTATTTAGAAGACTTTCCTTTTTCCTGAGAAGGAAAGCTACTTCATAGATGGTAGTTATCTTTGCTAATTTGGCACATACTTGCATATGTATTTGTTGGAATTTTTATGCTGTCAATGCATAGAAATTAATTTTCTCTGACaacaaggatctctatccttccTTTTCTTGAATTTTTCTTCTTTCTGTCGTACTGATATTTTCCTTTTatatataaagaaagaaaaaagaaactatTAAATATTAGTTTGAGGAATTCATCCTTTGACATGGAAATGTTGTAGGGGTCACTGGAGCCTTTTGATCTTCTGCCATTTTGGTGAGAGCGCGCAAACAAATACCAGATCACGTTGCATGTTGTTGCTAGATTCTCTTGCAATGGCGAATCCAAGGCGACTTGAACCGGAGATAAGAAGGTTCACCATTGTTATTTGGATCATGCATTGCTCTAGGAGCAGTATTCTAAAGCTTTTATCTCCATTTTCAGATTTGTTCTAGATATTTATCAGGCAGCGGACAGGCCAGAAACTAAGAAAATCGTATCTCGAATTCCGTTGTTGATTCCTAAGGTAAATTTTGACTTCTTAGGATTTTTGTCCCTATTtatccaaataaataaataaccatTGATTGAAGAAAAACAAATAATTGCAGGTGCCACAACAAAGAGACGGTAATGAATGTGGAAACTTTGTTCTCTATTTCATTAAACTGTTTCTTAGTGTCGCCCCCGATGATTTTAGCATGGAAGGGTATCCTTACTTTGTGAGTTTTCTCTTTTGCTGTTTTTGCTAATTATTACTATCATTACTATTATTAAAGGATATATGTGTTGATTAATATTTTGTTTGAAATTGGCATGATGCAGATGAAAAAAGATTGGTTTACCCACGAAGGCTTGGATAGGTTTCTTGAGGGACTTGATTCAATGGGCTAGAAGTCCCAAAATTTTAGTACAAACTGTTTGTAACATTCCAATATGTGTAGTTCAACTTTGTTGGATTTTATTTTCTGCTGGAACTGATACTCAAGTACTCTTACGGATATCTATGAAGTTAATAAAGTTGCATGTAAGTAGGAACATTTCTTAACCTTTTATGCTAGCTTAGTTAATTTGACATGAAGTTAGAGTTCTTATGGGATGGGATTGTTATAATTAAAAGAAGGAATCCTCCCAAATTTAACACTATTATTATAGATCGTTGATTTTTCTTTGGCAAACAAAGAACTTTAGTGAAATGCCACATGTTTTGCGGGTAGTTTCATTACATGTGGGAATGTCAATGTTGCCAAATTTActgttgcatatatatatatatataatgcagCAATTATTAAGCTGTATCGGAATATTATTGTAAAATCAATTTTGATATTTTCTATTCAGGAATTATGTCAGGTGGCCAAACTAAATAGAAAAGAGATGGTCACCCCAGATACAATAAGCATTAAGCAATGATGTTACAATGAATATTACTAAACTTGAAACGCATTTGTAATATCACTATATGAACATTGGTGTTATACCAAGTGCTAGCTCTGAAGACTGATAAATACACATTTTATGTAAGAT
The DNA window shown above is from Arachis ipaensis cultivar K30076 chromosome B08, Araip1.1, whole genome shotgun sequence and carries:
- the LOC107614102 gene encoding ubiquitin-like-specific protease 1D isoform X2; its protein translation is MKTRARTRKVLAADNGDDQVGVVKQDTEVSPRCRIELVYSRRGKKSEPVIDVTRSVTNSLPCYLSDMTRKVQSKRKRKSDDEEELCKPREKLDSGLFGEYLEKIWRSFSEEKRRRSTYFDSLWFSLYRRASCKEKVLTWIKKAHIFSKAYVFVPIVCWGHWSLLIFCHFGESAQTNTRSRCMLLLDSLAMANPRRLEPEIRRFVLDIYQAADRPETKKIVSRIPLLIPKKNK
- the LOC107614102 gene encoding probable ubiquitin-like-specific protease 2A isoform X1; translation: MKTRARTRKVLAADNGDDQVGVVKQDTEVSPRCRIELVYSRRGKKSEPVIDVTRSVTNSLPCYLSDMTRKVQSKRKRKSDDEEELCKPREKLDSGLFGEYLEKIWRSFSEEKRRRSTYFDSLWFSLYRRASCKEKVLTWIKKAHIFSKAYVFVPIVCWGHWSLLIFCHFGESAQTNTRSRCMLLLDSLAMANPRRLEPEIRRFVLDIYQAADRPETKKIVSRIPLLIPKVPQQRDGNECGNFVLYFIKLFLSVAPDDFSMEGYPYFMKKDWFTHEGLDRFLEGLDSMG